In a single window of the Drosophila albomicans strain 15112-1751.03 chromosome 3, ASM965048v2, whole genome shotgun sequence genome:
- the LOC117569590 gene encoding larval cuticle protein 2-like isoform X2: MFKALIFTAIVGIAFASPLSPKLLKTIGTGLSSAKKVVDVVVPHVSGDDVHAETVNRADDVRADGFSAVLETSNHISESRNGDVHGNIHGDYGWISPEGEHIQLTYVADENGYQPSGAHLPTPPPIPAAILRGLEWIAAHPPAPETYED, translated from the exons atgtTCAAGGCT TTGATCTTCACCGCCATTGTTGGCATCGCTTTTGCCTCACCACTTTCGCCAAAACTTCTTAAGACCATCGGGACTGGACTATCGAGTGCAAAGAAAGTGGTTGATGTCGTTGTCCCCCATGTCAGTGGCGATGATGTGCACGCCGAAACCGTGAACCGTGCCGACGATGTTCGTGCCGATGGCTTCAGTGCTGTCTTGGAGACAAGCAACCACATCTCAGAGTCCAGAAATGGTGATGTGCATGGCAACATTCACGGCGACTACGGCTGGATCTCACCCGAAGGCGAACACATCCAGCTCACCTATGTGGCTGATGAGAACGGTTACCAGCCAAGTGGTGCCCATCTGCCAACTCCACCCCCAATTCCAGCAGCCATCCTGAGGGGCCTTGAATGGATCGCAGCGCATCCCCCAGCACCTGAGACCTACGAAGATTAA
- the LOC117569590 gene encoding larval cuticle protein 2-like isoform X1, with amino-acid sequence MFKALIFTAIVGIAFASPLSPKLLKTIGTGLSSAKKVVDVVVPHVSGDDVHAETVNRADDVRADGFSAVLETSNHISESRNGDVHGNIHGDYGWISPEGEHIQLTYVADENGYQPSGAHLPTPPPIPAAILRGLEWIAAHPPAPETYED; translated from the coding sequence TTGATCTTCACCGCCATTGTTGGCATCGCTTTTGCCTCACCACTTTCGCCAAAACTTCTTAAGACCATCGGGACTGGACTATCGAGTGCAAAGAAAGTGGTTGATGTCGTTGTCCCCCATGTCAGTGGCGATGATGTGCACGCCGAAACCGTGAACCGTGCCGACGATGTTCGTGCCGATGGCTTCAGTGCTGTCTTGGAGACAAGCAACCACATCTCAGAGTCCAGAAATGGTGATGTGCATGGCAACATTCACGGCGACTACGGCTGGATCTCACCCGAAGGCGAACACATCCAGCTCACCTATGTGGCTGATGAGAACGGTTACCAGCCAAGTGGTGCCCATCTGCCAACTCCACCCCCAATTCCAGCAGCCATCCTGAGGGGCCTTGAATGGATCGCAGCGCATCCCCCAGCACCTGAGACCTACGAAGATTAA
- the LOC117568645 gene encoding larval cuticle protein 2-like isoform X1, protein MFKALIFTAIVGIAFASPLSPKLLKAIGGGSGADKVVPKVVDVVVPHVNNDDVHAETVNRVDDVRADGFSAVLETSNHISESRNGDVHGNIHGDYGWISPDGEHIQLTYVADENGYQPKGVHLPTSPPIPAAIQRSLEWIAAHPPAPESHEDEEEE, encoded by the exons ATGTTCAAGGCT TTGATCTTCACCGCCATTGTTGGCATCGCTTTTGCCTCACCACTTTCGCCAAAACTTCTTAAGGCCATCGGCGGTGGATCCGGTGCAGATAAAGTGGTACCGAAAGTGGTCGATGTCGTGGTCCCCCATGTCAATAACGATGATGTGCACGCTGAGACCGTGAACCGTGTCGACGATGTTCGTGCCGATGGCTTTAGTGCTGTCTTAGAGACAAGCAACCACATCAGCGAGTCCAGAAATGGTGATGTGCACGGCAACATTCACGGCGACTACGGCTGGATCTCTCCCGACGGCGAACACATCCAGCTCACCTATGTGGCTGATGAGAACGGTTACCAGCCAAAAGGTGTCCATCTGCCCACTTCACCTCCAATTCCAGCGGCCATCCAGAGGTCTCTTGAATGGATCGCAGCGCATCCCCCAGCACCTGAGAGCcacgaagatgaagaagaagaatag
- the LOC117571396 gene encoding larval cuticle protein 2-like isoform X2, with translation MFKALILTALVGIAFASPLSISALKSIAGGSSGSNKVVPKVVDAVVPHVNNDDVRAETVNRVDDVRADGFSAVLETSNHISESRNGDVHGNIHGDYGWISPDGEVIQLTYVANENGYQPKGVHLPTSPPIPAAIQRSLEWIAAHPPAPESHEEEDEE, from the exons ATGTTCAAGGCT TTGATTTTAACTGCACTTGTTGGCATCGCTTTTGCCTCACCACTTTCGATCAGTGCTCTTAAGTCCATCGCCGGTGGATCATCCGGTTCAAATAAAGTGGTACCGAAAGTGGTCGATGCCGTTGTCCCCCATGTCAATAACGATGATGTGCGCGCTGAGACCGTGAACCGTGTCGACGATGTTCGTGCCGATGGCTTCAGTGCTGTCTTGGAGACAAGCAACCACATCTCAGAGTCCAGAAATGGTGATGTGCACGGCAACATTCACGGCGACTACGGCTGGATCTCACCCGACGGCGAAGTCATCCAACTGACTTATGTGGCTAATGAGAACGGATACCAGCCAAAAGGTGTCCATCTGCCCACTTCACCTCCAATTCCAGCGGCCATCCAGAGGTCTCTTGAATGGATCGCAGCGCATCCCCCAGCACCTGAGAGCcacgaagaagaagacgaagaataG
- the LOC117571433 gene encoding larval cuticle protein 2-like — translation MFKALIFTAILGIAFASPLSTSALKSIAGGLSGAKKVIDVVVPHVSGDDVHAETVNRADDVRADGFSAVLETSNHISESRNGDVHGNIHGDYGWISPEGEHIQLTYVADENGYQPSGVHLPTPPPIPAAILRGLEWIAAHPPAPETYED, via the exons atgttcaAGGCT TTGATCTTCACCGCCATTCTTGGCATCGCCTTCGCCTCACCACTTTCGACAAGTGCTCTTAAGTCCATCGCGGGTGGATTATCCGGCGCAAAGAAAGTCATCGATGTCGTTGTCCCCCATGTCAGTGGCGATGATGTGCACGCCGAAACCGTGAACCGTGCTGACGATGTTCGTGCCGATGGCTTCAGTGCTGTCTTGGAGACAAGCAACCACATCTCAGAGTCCAGAAATGGTGATGTGCATGGCAACATTCACGGCGACTACGGCTGGATCTCACCCGAAGGCGAACACATCCAGCTCACCTATGTGGCTGATGAGAACGGTTACCAGCCAAGTGGTGTCCATCTGCCAACTCCACCCCCAATTCCAGCAGCCATCCTGAGGGGCCTTGAATGGATCGCAGCGCATCCCCCAGCACCTGAGACCTACGAAGATTAA
- the LOC117568645 gene encoding larval cuticle protein 2-like isoform X2: MFKALIFTAIVGIAFASPLSPKLLKAIGGGSGADKVVPKVVDVVVPHVNNDDVHAETVNRVDDVRADGFSAVLETSNHISESRNGDVHGNIHGDYGWISPDGEHIQLTYVADENGYQPKGVHLPTSPPIPAAIQRSLEWIAAHPPAPESHEDEEEE; this comes from the exons atgtttaaggcT TTGATCTTCACCGCCATTGTTGGCATCGCTTTTGCCTCACCACTTTCGCCAAAACTTCTTAAGGCCATCGGCGGTGGATCCGGTGCAGATAAAGTGGTACCGAAAGTGGTCGATGTCGTGGTCCCCCATGTCAATAACGATGATGTGCACGCTGAGACCGTGAACCGTGTCGACGATGTTCGTGCCGATGGCTTTAGTGCTGTCTTAGAGACAAGCAACCACATCAGCGAGTCCAGAAATGGTGATGTGCACGGCAACATTCACGGCGACTACGGCTGGATCTCTCCCGACGGCGAACACATCCAGCTCACCTATGTGGCTGATGAGAACGGTTACCAGCCAAAAGGTGTCCATCTGCCCACTTCACCTCCAATTCCAGCGGCCATCCAGAGGTCTCTTGAATGGATCGCAGCGCATCCCCCAGCACCTGAGAGCcacgaagatgaagaagaagaatag
- the LOC117569143 gene encoding protein transport protein Sec61 subunit gamma: MDQHLIRRRRARRKHKSGLSKFIWEVIFNFRSLRSYRRLACLQLALLMVFVKDSAKVINRCTKPDRQEFQRTALAITLGFLIMGFLGYTIKLLHMPITNIIMG; this comes from the exons ATGGATCAGCATTTGATACGACGTCGTCGGGCAAGGCGAAAGCACAAATCGGG CTTAAGCAAGTTTATATGGGAGGTGATATTCAACTTTAGATCCCTAAGGAGTTATAGGCGGTTAGCATGTCTTCAGCTAGCATTGTTGATGGTCTTCGTCAAGGATTCAGCGAAAGTGATAAACCGTTGCACGAAACCAGATCGTCAGGAATTTCAACGCACCGCTTTGGCAATCACCTTGGGTTTTCTTATAATGGGCTTTCTTGGTTATACTATAAAACTGCTGCACATGCCTATCACAAATATTATCATGGGGTAA